The DNA segment TCCGACCGGCGCGCTCTATGGCGGCGTGCTGCACAGCTATCCGCGCGATGTCGAGAACATCGAGAAGGTCGGCAACATCTTCTCCGCGCTGGGCAAAATGGGCTTCGACGCGGCGGCGGTGCGCAAGATGCGCGGCGAGAACATTCTGCGCGTGTTCGAGCGCGTCTCCTGAGAAGCAAACGAGAAGAGGATCGTTCCATGTCGGTATCGAGCCGCCTGAAGGAGCTGGGGCTGACGCTCCAGCCCACCACGCCGGCGATCGGCAGCTACGTGCCGGCGACCGTCGCGGGCTCGCTGATCTTCTGCTCGGGTGCGACCTGCATGGTCGACGGGCGGCCCAAATACCGGGGCAAGATCGGCCGGGAAATCACGATAGAGCAGGGCAACGACGCGGCCAGGATCGCCGCGCTCAACATGCTCCAGAAAATCGCCGATGTGGTCGGCGACGTGGACCGCGTCGGCGGCATACTGAAGCTGGTCGGGCATCTCAACTGCACGAGCGATTTCATCAGTCATGCCGCCGTGGTCAACGGCGCCTCCGACCTGCTGGTCGAGATCTTCGGCGATCGCGGCCGCCATGCCCGGCTGTCGCTCGGTGCCAACAGCCTGCCCAACGACGTGCCGCTCGAGATCGAGGTCGTCGCCTTCCTGGCGGAGGAGCGGTGATGAGGCCGTGCGGGTCGGACCAGGGCGGCGGATGGAAAAGCCATGGCTGAACTTCGTCTCTCGGAGCTCGACAAGGTCGAGCGCCTGCACCTGCTGACGAGTTGCGTGGTGCCGCGGCCGATCGCGCTCGTCACCACGCGCGGCGCGGCGGGCGGGCTCAACACGGCGCCCTTCAGCTTCTTCAACGTGCTGAGCTACCAGCCCGACATCGTCGCGCTCGGCATCGGCGACCGTGCCAATGGCAGGCCCAAGGATACGCTGGTCAACATCCGCGCCGGCGGCAGCTTCGTCGTCGGACTGGTCAACGAGGCGATGCTGCAGCAG comes from the Bosea sp. (in: a-proteobacteria) genome and includes:
- a CDS encoding RidA family protein, translated to MSVSSRLKELGLTLQPTTPAIGSYVPATVAGSLIFCSGATCMVDGRPKYRGKIGREITIEQGNDAARIAALNMLQKIADVVGDVDRVGGILKLVGHLNCTSDFISHAAVVNGASDLLVEIFGDRGRHARLSLGANSLPNDVPLEIEVVAFLAEER